The genomic stretch AGATCCACGTGGGGAGGCGTAGTTGAAGAGGTTCTTGTGGGGTGTCGACGGTGTTATgcttgctggaggaagatTTGACACATGCGACGGTGGGGTATGGGAGCGAGTCTTTTCATTGATACCATTACCGAGGCCCAGCAAAGGATCCGGTGATAATGATTCTAGGTCAGCTTGCGGGACAGTACTGCCGAACAGCTCGCTCCGCAGGACTCGCGAGTACATCCTGTTTGCTTCTTCCGCTGGAAAAGATTTTAGCCAAAGTTTCATTTCATAAACGTGGAAAAGTTGCGGACTAACTTTTTTGAAAATGAAGCTCCGAATGCGGCGCACGCTTTTTCGATTTCGAAGGTGTAGAGGGACACCCGTCCTCGTGGAGCAAACTGTAGGTTGCTTGGAGGTCCTGCCCCTCCCGGTTCGGGATAAATCTACACAGGAGTTTAGCAATAGATCGACCGGACATCCTAGGTTAGGCGCAGGAGAACTGTAGGACGATGGTGGGCAAATCTGAGAAGGATTGTCGTTACTGACCTGTCGCCATATACTCGCTGCCTTTTCCGACTGGGACTGGTCCCGGGTGTTCTCTCACGAGGGCGCCCAGCGTCCTCATAGTCCTTTAGAGCCTTCGCAAGCGCCTCCGGGTCAATAGCCTCCGAGCCATGTCGGCTTTTCTGTTGCCTCCCTAGCGAATCAGGATAAAAAATGGTCTTTTTTGATGGCATGCTGGGAGGCGTCCTTGACCCAGGCGGGGATGCGAGGTTCAATGCATTGGCGGCAGTCCCCGATGGTTTCGCACGTGAAGCatttcttcttgcgctgCGGGTGGCAACCGTATTTGTGTCGTGGATGTTGTCGCCCATGCTTCTGGCGGGGTGGTTGATCTCGCCTGGTTCAAATGGCGGTCGAAGGAGGGATGGACTTTGGCCAATCTGGGTAATGCGACAGTCGCCAATGTCGGATCGCAAAGTGTATGGtagtatatagaagatcAATTGTGAAAGCGCTTGTAAGATGGTAGATTTGGAAGATATTTTGTGTTTCCCGTCAATCGGATCGCTTCACGGCGCCTTTTTGGTGAATGAATCGGTTGACGACAGCCAAACCCTTCTCCGCTCCGAACAGTAATCCAGATAAAGTAGAGGTCAGGCGGCTTAAGAGCGACGATAAGTAAATAGATAGTACCTCTCACCAGACTGAATGCTGATTGAAGATATTCAAGCAACTTGTGGAGGTCATTTGAGGCGGCCCCGACCACCGTCTGGTGAGGAATGGGATGTTGAAACAGCACTGAAGGTTGGATCCAAGGGCTGGTGATTGGGGCCCTCTTGGGGTGACGGAGTTTCGAAGGGGAATCCCTCCCAGTCACGCGTCGGCTGCGCTAAGCCTATCTGGGTCGTTGGAGGCTGTCACgtttttttgctttctttagCTTgaggttctttttcttcagttGTCTCAAGTTGTTATTCTCGGCTCAAATCTAGAAGAGACCGATCTTTCACTCTTGTAGTTGGTCTGGAGTCCTTTCAATCTGATACATTGTGGTGGTGCTCTACATATGTTTTGTCACCCTTAACGCTGGGACTGATTAGATAGATCATCCCGTGCAACATAGTGCACTGTTACCTGTACTACGGAGAACATGTTCTTGTTTACCCCACGACAACTACACTGTTGGCAAGGTCACTCAGCACCATAAATACTTATAATAGACGgccacttttctttctttcttatgaTGCGTTTTTCTAATCGGGCGACAAATTATTGATGTCTCAAAAAACACGCGACTCGACCGACGCGACCGATTCCATGAATGATTGGATCAGCGTCAATCGATAGCTAATTCAAGGTGCCACTTTTTTCGGGCTTCCTCGCGACCGCCCTCATGACACGCGCCTGAACGCGCGAGGGAAAAGCTTGGACCACAGCAAGAAGGAGAGTTTTCAGCCAAAGAAATAATCACTTACTTCTCCCTTTCCGCGTCGATCCCAGTGGACACCTCCCCAAGCATAACGGCTTTCCATTGTCTCCCATGCTTTTCACTTTGGGTTCGTTTTCTCAAACAAGATCCTGGCCTCTTAATTTACTTCACACACTCAAGCACTTGCTGAGCCTCCCCCAAGCTCATTAAAACGTTCGTTCAACTGTTATTGGTTAATCTTATCGATACCATAGCCCCATCTTGTCGCCGATTTGCCCCAAGCTTGCTGacttgaagaggaagaacccCTCTATGTCATTTCATCAATAGTCTAATCAATTAGTATCTAGCCGATCAAAGGTTGCTACTATACAAGTTATGAAGAGACACGTAGAGTATGGAATACATATCAAATGTCTAAAAGCCCATGACAGGCGCTGTGGTGGATTGTTATAGAGGAGAGTTTGACCTGTCATGTTGCAGACATGACTCAGGAAGACACAGTGCATTGTTCATGTCTCATGCATGGTATTTTACTGCCTGTGCAAGAGAGGGTCTTTAGATGCTccatgtacggagtaccgtACTACATACTGGTATTGcgcatcttcatcaaatcGACCTGTCAAGTCCGAAGACAATCTGACGAGTACAGTTTTTCAGTATCCACCACTCCAGAAGATGGAGTATATAGATACTATAAGAGTACAGAGTATTAGTATCCAGTCTGAATCCGAATTAGGGTTGAGGATGGTTCGGGCCCCATAAACCGAAGCTTAGTGCCTTACCGCCAAGACCAGCCATGATCTCATGCCTTCAGAAACCCTCTCCGTCTCCGCAatttcatctccaacaaaaacaaccacCCAGATCTACTTAGCTCGCGGGGTACCCAAAAATGACTTCGAAAATCGCCCAAAATTTGAAGCAGCCGGCTCTggacttcttgtcctttgTCAATGCTTCCCCCACTCGTAACTAGCTCCCTTCCTATTTGCGCTCTTGGTCCACTTATCTAACTCCGGCCAAATTCAGCCTTCCACGCTGTCCAATCGGCAAAGGAACTTCTGTCAAAGGCTGGCTTCCAGGAGATCAAGGTATGCGACTCCATTTCAGTGTTAACTAAAATAATAACTGTGTCTTCAGGAGAAAGATTCTTGGTCCTCCACTTGTCGTCCCGGTGGAAAGTATTACCTGACCCGTAATAGCTCAACCATTGTGGCTTTCGCTATCGGCAAGAAATGGAAGGTATATACAGATAACAATCCGCACCTGTTCAGCTTTCCCCTCTTTGAGACTGCAATGCTAACAGTTATTAATGAGAACTAGCCTGGAAACCCGATATCTATGATCGGTGCCCACACGGACTCTCCCGTGTTGAGGATCAAGCCTGTCAGCAACAAGCGCGGCGAAGGCTTCGTTCAAGTTGGCGTGGAGACCTACGGTGGCGGCATTTGGCACACCTGTAATGAAGTTGTCCATCCTCTGCCGTGCGTTGCATACTAATAAGTTCTAGGGTTCGACCGTGACTTGGGTGTCGCAGGCCGGGCTATGGTACGGACCGGTGACGGCTCCATTGTGCAGAAGTTGGTCAAGATCGACCGGCCGAGTATGGTTTCCGCGGAACATTGACTTGGATAATATGTGACTGACATCTTTCGCAGTTCTCCGAATCCCGACCTTGGCTATCCACCTTGATCGCCAGGAGACTTTTGCTTTCAATAAGGAGACCCAATTGTTCCCTATCGCAGGCCTTGTCGCTGCTGAGCTGAACCGCACTGCTGATTCTACTGCAACTGGCGAAAAGACCGCGGCAAACAACGAAACGGAGAAAGGAGACTTTGCTCCACTAAAATCAGTAACCGAGCGTCATCACCCCTACTTGGTGGAGCTTATTGCTGCCGAAGCAGGAGTTAAGCCGGACGACATCTTGGACTTTGAGATGATCTTGTTCGACACTCAGAAGTCTTGCCTTGGTGGCTTGCTGGAGGAGTTCGTTTTCTCGCCCCGTCTGGATAACCTGAACAGCTCGTTCTGTGCCACTGTTGGACTAATCGACTCCGTTGCCGATGCGTCGGCGCTGGACGATGAACCGTCCATTCGTCTCATTGCGTTATTCGATCACGAAGAGATCGGCAGCCGTACCGCACAGGGAGCTGACTCAAATGTGCTTCCGGCAATTATCCGTCGCCTGTCTGTTCTACCTTCTTCCACATCTGGCAATGAAGACTTGGCTACTGCTTTCGAGGAGACTTTGTCGACTTCATTCCTCCTCTCTGCGGACATGGCTCATGCTGTCCACCCTAACTACGCTGCTAAGTACGAGAATGATCACCGACCGGAGATCAACAAGGGTCCTgtgatcaagatcaacgccAATGCTCGCTACGCGACGAACTCCCCTGGCATTGTCCTACTTCAGGAGGTTGCACGCAAGGCAGCAGAAGACGGTGGAGAAGGCGTTCCTCTCCAACTCTTCGTCGTTCGCAACGACTCCAGCTGCGGAAGCACAATTGGTCCCATGTTGTCCGCTGCGCTTGGTGCCCGCACGCTGGACTTGGGTAACCCACAGCTAAGCATGCACAGTATCCGGGAGACTGGTGGTACATATGATGTTGGGCATTCTATTCGGTTGTTCACtagcttcttcaagcattACTCCAACACGTCAAAGACAATCTTTGTTGACTGAAGCGTTGGTTACTTGTGTAGATAGGTATCTATAGAAAATTGATTGTCTATAGAGCTCAGAACGACTCTCTTGGGGCCAGACCATCAGTAAATCGGAAGTAAGAACTGTAATACAGGGCTAGAGACCTCGCAGACAATTAAAGCCTAAATAAAGTTATTAGAAACTTTGACATAGGCCAGTTGGCAACTGTGCCAACGGCCGAGACCATGCGATCACCAAAGCTACTGGGCGGAGTCGCAATGTGGAGCGTTAAGTGACTTGGAGTCCACCGGAAATTTGGGGCAGTTGGGGGCTTTCGGACCGAGAAAGGCCCGCGCACATGACTCCCCATTATCGTCTCCCCGACATCACAGTCTACCTCGAGGATAGTGGCACCTCACTCTCTCCAGGTCTGCAGTGGCGGCCTCTACCTGTTCGCCCAAATCATCAGTTCATGTAGATGCCATTTATGCCCTCATGACCCCCTATGACAACTCCGGATGTCTATCGAGATGCGGAATACATCGCTGACGTATCCGGCATCCCGTATGGAAGCGTCGCGGACCTCACTAGGCCGCAGTCTGGTGATGAAAGTCGCTTCAAGAAACTGCAGTCGGCAGCGAAGGTCGCCTTTATCGATCGGTTACTCCGCGATCTCGATATCCTGATTTACTGCCAGCTATCTGCACTGTATTACATGGAGTGAGTCCCGCCTAGTTGTTGGACTGTAGACGTCACTTCGGGCAAGCCTGCCAACTCATTCCGATGCTGACTGGGTTCTGCCTTTTGTAGTTGCTCAATCATACTTTTTGCATTACGTGCTATTGTGCAACTGATATTCTTCACTCCTAAGGCACCACCATTTGACCCGACGCGGAATCAACCATTCATCGGGGCTATCTTCGTCAGTAATGTGTTCTGTATGATTCACCACAAGTTTTTCGGTCAACCagaggctggagaagcaaCGAGAGGCTATCTGCATGGGGGATTGTTGATAGACTTTATTGGACAAAAGGCTCCCGTCTCAGTAGCCCGGCTTCTCCTGTCGGACTTGCTTGTGCTGGTCCTTGACCTGGTGATGCTAGGTCTGATTGTTGAACGGGTGAAGACGACTGAAGCGACTGCTCCTGTATCCACTATACCGGGTGTAATAGAGACGCCCAGCGATCAGGATCATGATTCCGAGGAGCGCGGCGTTCTTCGAAACGGCTCGGCCCAGCCTTCCGGCGATGACATAGAGCTTAATGAGATGCGTCCACGCGATGAGCATGCAGATATTAGTACGGACGAGCAATTGGAGCGAACGGAGCTGCTGGCGGATCCTTCAGAAAGCGGACGTGTATCTGGCGCCAGGAATAACCACGCCATGGATACCTTTGCGTCAGGAGAAGCAGTGATCATGGACCTTGGTATCTTTAACATCATCCGGGATCAATGGCGTTATAGTCCGGCTGTGGCAAGGCGAACTTCGGCTTATATGCCCTCCGACCAGACGGCTACCTTTCTTCGAGAACGCTTTGGACTGCAGGTCAACTCCGAGGGACGCCTCGAGAGGGTAGCGACATGATCCGTTTTACTTCTTTTGTCTTGCACGTATCGACCTTGGGTCCATATTGTCTGTAATACATGTAAATATTATATCAATACATAACAAATTCTGAATACTCTCGATGCTCCAAAATATCTTACATCTAGTAGAATTTAGGTGGGAGTGTTTGCCAAAAGCGTCGGGCGATCTCAACAAGTCGAAAGACATTAGACACAGTCATATCCACAGTTGAACATAGCATCTAAAGCAGCAAAATACATAACAAGTCATCCTAATATTACATAGCAACAAGGGTATGCTATTtaccaaacaagaaaaagaagaaataaagccTCTAAGGAGCCGGTGGCTTCTCATCCCCTTCAcccctttcctcttttgacCTAACCCTGCGATCCAGAATCTCATCGACAATacccatctccaacgccTCCTGAGCCCCCATGAAGTAGTCTCTCTCCATaagcttctcaatctcatccagcGAcaactccttcttccccGTCAAGTGACGCTTATAAATCTTATTGAGCTGCTCCCGAACCCGCAGGATCTCCTTCGCATGAATAGCAATGTCAGTCGCCTGTCCAAAGTACCCGCCCGACGGCTGGTGTATCATGATCGACGAATGGGGCAGGCAGTAACGTTTGCCGGGGTGCCcgccgcaaagaagaagggagcCCATGGACGCGGCCTGGCCGACGCAAATGGTGCTCACGGGAGAGGCAATATAGGTCATTGTATCATAGATGGCAAGGCCTGTCGAACCGTTAGACCATTGTTATATCATCTCGCACTATACAAAATCCATAATGTAGCGTTGCCCGGGGGATGGAAACACGAACCTGCTGTGACCGAGCCTCCGGGGGAGTTGATATACAAGTGGATTGGCTTCTGGGGGTTATCGGCTTCCAGGAAGAGCAGTTGGGCGACAATAGACGCCGACATGGTTTCGTCTACTTCGCCGTTTAGACATATTATGCGTTCCTGGGGAGATTGGTCAGTCTGCAGTCGTTTTGGGGGTGGTTTGGTGTGTGTAACTCTCGAATTGGTACCTTTAGAAGTCtggagaagatatcatcTATGAGATGTGGTTAATCCTGTTGATTTGCTTTATTGCGTCGTAGTCAACGTACATGTGTGCCAGCCTCCTCCCTGAAATACAATTAGTCAGACTTTCCTGGAATCTAAGCAGTGAAGTCAAGGGAACTTACTACTGTCTCCGTTACAAATGGCGTGGGAGTCCAGCCCCGCGGCGGACTGCCCTTTGATAGTGACGGGACAGAGCTGGTGAAGCTCCGCGACAGGACCGGAAGGACAGAAGAACGAGGGAAGAAGCGACATAGTCGCTGTAATGATCGACTAGGGTTCATTCTGAGAAGATTATCTACCGACAGACAGATTTTTGTCACTATCGAGGAAAGAATGGAAGCGAAGACAACCGTACTCCGATCGCATCTGAGCAGAAGGTCCGCCGCCAAGCATCGGAGCTTGAACAGCATGGAAGCGGTTTAGCGCCGCGGATTGTGGAGTTTAGTTTCTTTGGGTTTGGAAGGGTAACCAACTCTCTCTCACTTATCTGATCttcccattcatcttcttcttcgcgaAGCACACCATGGAGTGCCTTCACGGCCGTATTTCGTACGCCTCATGGCGTCTAAGGGTCTTTCAACGGCTTTTCTTATCCTCTACGGAACTCAATGGTCGGAGAACCGTCTCGAGACGTGCAGTCCACCCAACCACTCCGAACGGACCACAATTCCAGCACCCCGAATACCCAAGGGAACCGGGCCAACATGACGACGTAGAGTCCAGTGAAGCAGAGGAGCCTCGACTCTCGGAAACCCTCCCCCAATCGCCATTGATGAAGACTGTGCACCCCAACCTCgagaagaaacacaagaaGCGTGCCCCAAAACCTGAAGACCTGGAAGACCTCCGCCGGAACCCCTGGGCAATGGCCTTGGCCACACCTCCACGGATGTGCTCTGCAACAGGAACACGCACTCCTAGGGCATTTCTGAGCGACTGGGGGATGCTTAAACGGCCCGGGTCCGGAGGCCTATGGTTCATGCCCCTTGGGCTACTGAGACAGGAAGTggccgctgctgccgccAAAAATAAATCGTTGCGACACGGCGACCCTAAAGCTCTGCCGGTGGCTTTTATGGACAAGAGCATACGGCACCTTGCGATACGACTCGTGGACCGTCTCCCGCTGTTGAAAAGAATGAATTCGCTTTTGGCGTCGCACGTGTACGGGACGAGGTCGCCTGTTGCGCGCCTATTCCCCTATCGGTGGAAACATCCTCACGGGCCTTTTACTATTaaggaagagaaacagaTCATCTGGCGGGAAGATATGCCTGACTTTGTGCTGTCAAGAATGAGGGCGGATGTGGTCAAGAAACTTAAAAAGGCCTGTAATAAGTATAAAAGATTGGATGCTACTAACCGCGTCTGGACGGCTATTGACCTCAATGAGTATTCCGAGGCAGCTATTCTGGAAGAGTTAAAGAGGGTGGAGCCCTTCACGCGCATGGAATGCGGTGCGGTGTTGGTTATGGGCACTCTCATTAACAGCCAGACTGGGGTGATCGAATTAGTCTCACAAGATAAAGCAACATTCAATGCTGTGGGGACACTCCCTGAATATCTTGCGTTGCCGCATCTCCCATCCAAAGTACCTGTGTTTGAACTTGCGCAGCTTTTCTCCGAGAAGGAGTTAGAGGAGATTCGGGGTTATGATCCGCGCTTCGAGAGTCCAGCTTTGTATTTTAGGCCGAATGACAAGATCACGGTTAACGCGATGCTGTCGTTATGGAAGCTGAAGGGATTTCTCAGGCATGACTCGGCTGGCGAGACTCCAGGCGACAATGATGGGTCGCAGCCGTGATCTTATTTGAAGATAACTGCTCCGAAAACTGGGCACAAGGTTTTGATGAAGCTCTATAGCTTCTTCGCCTGTAGGCGAACCAGCTTCTATGTACCTATCTATATGTTTTCCTAACTATTTCTATCGACAATGTATATCCCTCGCTCTCTTATCTAGTACTCTAACTTTAATCTATCATCAGTTTGATCCCAAGAGATCCGAAAGCTTGTCCAGATACGCCAGAGGCCTAGTAGGCCCTGTCTCGAAATCCTCCTTACTACTGACACCAGTAAGGACACCCAGTGTACCTCCAAGCTTCCCTTCCAGGCCGAACCGAATATCAGTGTTCGCACGGTCACCAACCATGCACGCACGGTTCCGGTCAAACCTAAATTTCCCCTCGATGGCATCCATCATCGCCTGATTGGGCTTACCCAACGAGACCGGCTCCTTGCCCAAGGCCATGATCAAAGGTGCACTCACAGAGCCAGCACCAGGGAAGAAGGTCCCCGAGTTCGGGAGAGTAGAGTCGATATTCGTCGCCAGGAAAACAGCACCCCGACGTACATAGTGGAACGCCAAAGACAGCTTGAGGTAATTGATATGGAAGTCCAGTCCCACCAAGACCACTCCGACTTCGGGATCCAGCAACTCCGGATCCCCGGCAGCAATGCGCTTATAATCCTCAGGCGTTATGTCCCGACGGTACGCAGGATCAGTACCACCGATGAAAGGGACATTCTCCGAGCGCAGCTCCTGCTCGATACCGGTTTCTCCCAACACGAAGACCTTGCGCTTGTTCTCGGGGAGCTGGAGAATGCGGGAGATGTAGATTGAGGCGctgtatgaggaggagaagatctcttcctttccttgttgtcaGCCATCGTCTGCTTTGTGGTTGGACTTCCGGGTGTGGCTGATGTTTACCGTTGTGCTTGGGATGCCGAGGGAGTCGAGTTTCTTCTGGTAATCGGCGCGCGACTTGGTGCTGTTGTTCGTGACGAACACGACTTGCTTTCCTGGTTGCGACAATTGCAGTTCAGTCTTTGCGCGCAAATGTATCTTACTGCGTATCGGCCGGCGGGTGCGTACCTCTGCTTCTCAACAGCTCCAGTGTCTCGTTTGTTCCGGGGAAGATATGGTCACCAGACCAGAGGACGCCTGTACCAACGGTTATTTTTCAGTATTGTTATCACATTGGGCTAGATTTCGAGGCATCGCGGGGTCGGAAAGAATGCGAAACTGAAGGTTCGGGATACCAACCATCGCAGTCAAAGAGGAAGACCTGAAGTAAATTATCAGTTACTTTTGCACTCCCTATTTGTGAAGGAGCAAAAcaacaaagggaaaaattaTGTATAGAGTCAATACTCACGTCGAACTTGTCTATGAACTCGCGGATTCCTTCACCGTCTCCGGTCAAATAGCGGGGTGATTCTGCCATTGCGGGGTATGTTTGAAGAACTTCTGAAAGGTGGTCTGGAATGTCTAGTCTAGCAATTCTAGTCTTCTGCAGGAAAGGGATATTTCAAGGGCTGCGAACAGAGTTTACAAAAAGTTTGACACAAAAAGAGTCATTCCAAAACCGTTGAATGCTTGGCTCACTTTCCGGTGACGCTTCGGAGAGAACGGCGAGCGGGGCCGCACGTGGTTCTCGACTCAGGCACACCCTTCGCCTCCTACGTAATCATGGACATTCCAGAACAAGTGCAAGAAGGTGGATGGATGTTCATATATATTAGTTTGGCATAGGCTACCAGTTGACAATCccttcctccatctcatgAAACCTCGTACAGTCATAATCCTTCGGTCTTCGCGCCAGAGAACAGAATCGATGGTGGCCGCGCTACTCATTCAGCAGCGGAAACCTGTCCGGCTGAAACCATCAGGACGAGCCATATTCCGTTGCGCCCGTGCGCTGGTGGCTTCACAGCTCGAATCCACCGTTCGCTTGGGGCCATAAGCTCGAATGAGGGAATCCGACAGAGGTCTACTGTCGGATAGTGTGATTAGAGTAGATCCGCGGGAGATATTCTCGTACATATACAAATGATTGGCCATTGAGATAGTATCTCATGTACCAGTCTGGCCACTAGGCACCGCCCAAAATACCAGAGATCTTCAGAGCCACGTCCAAGATTGACAGATGTTCATCTGCACCGTCGACCAAGCGCTTGTCCATCTCGGAGAAAACCATGACGATCTTGTTCTTTTGAATATCAGGGATGGCGTCATTGTAAACAACTCGGCGGTAAAGCTTGCCCGTTGTCAGCATCGCATTGTCGAAAAGCTCATACAAGAACATACCTGTGCAAGCAGCTGCGTCGCACTCCACCCATCCGCAACAATATCCGTAGTTACCTTCGAGACGGCCTCGTAGGAGGAACCGATCTTCTTTGGTTGCATAGCTTGAACCAACTGGTCTAGAACACTCTCTGGGATCACGCCAGCAATCTCCTCTACCATCCTCACAGTAATCACTTGTGAGCTAGCATCTGTCATCTCAGcgtcttcccctccatcctGTCTACCGCTGTTCCCAGTGGCTCCTACTAGCCTAGCTCCACTTTGCATGTATGTGATCGCGCGTCGCAAGTCACCATCACTGCACTGAATCAGTTTGTCAACGACACCATCCTCCAACTCCAGGTTCTCCAATTTCGCAATTTGTGCAAGTCTGTCACCTGCAGCCGAGTTATCCAGCGGTTTGAAACGGAACTTGCTGCATCGACTGGCCAGTGGTTCAATAATTCGAGTGACGTAGTTGCAAACAAGACAGAAACGTGTGATCTTGCTGTAGGTTTCCATTGTGCGTCGAAGAGCAGATTGAGCATCCTGGGTCATGCTATCTGCTTCATCAAGGATAATGATCTTGAACGGTGGGCATGGGTATTTCTCGAAGTATGACTTATCAACCCCTGTAGGGTGACTGAGTTGTACTCTCGCAAagtccttgaccttctcacGTACAATGGCAATACCACGTTCGTCCGAAGCGTTCAACTCGAGGATACGTGAGCGATACAGAGCAGGGCCGAATAAGGACTTTGCGAGGGCGAGAATTGTGGATGTCTTTCCGGTACCGGGAGGGCCGTAGAAGAGCATATGAGGCAGCTGTTTTTATTTCCAATCATGTTAGCGGTCGACTTCACTTGTCTTAAGCAGGGTATTAACACACGTTGGAGGCTTGTAATGTCCGTTGAAGAACGTTTGTTGTATGGTCCTGGGCTGCGACATCATCCAGCGTCTTTGGACGGCTTAAACAAATTGTTAACTATATGCTTCTGACAGGTCTCATCTGGAAGAGTTCGTACTATTTTTCAACccatggctgttgctgcgcatgttcctcttttccatctgtcggcttctgcttcgAACcgcttgatgctgctgcagccGCAGCACGGGCTTTATTGCTGAAAAAGTTGGCAGCCATGGTATTGTACCCAGAAGTGAAGATCGGACTTGAAGGGATTGGGTCCAATTCGGCCAATTTGGTTGTTACCGATTATACCAGTCTCTCCAGCAAAGCTCCCTGGAAATGAGGAGGACGAGCGTGTCGGAACGCGTCCCCACGTGATACGCGATTTATTGATGCCAAGGCATTTATTAGTCTGGCAATAcgaagtacatacatacaatacagaTCTATGTACGAAGCATGAGATATAGACAACAACTCAATGCTTCTTCCTATCTTTCTTGAGGGTAACTTCCTCAAGTCAGAGTAGAACAATCCCAATGTTTCAATTATCACCGTGTATATGCAGTAGGTTATTGTCATGAtcattatttcttttttct from Aspergillus oryzae RIB40 DNA, chromosome 1 encodes the following:
- a CDS encoding M18 family aminopeptidase (aminopeptidase I zinc metalloprotease (M18)): MTSKIAQNLKQPALDFLSFVNASPTPFHAVQSAKELLSKAGFQEIKEKDSWSSTCRPGGKYYLTRNSSTIVAFAIGKKWKPGNPISMIGAHTDSPVLRIKPVSNKRGEGFVQVGVETYGGGIWHTWFDRDLGVAGRAMVRTGDGSIVQKLVKIDRPILRIPTLAIHLDRQETFAFNKETQLFPIAGLVAAELNRTADSTATGEKTAANNETEKGDFAPLKSVTERHHPYLVELIAAEAGVKPDDILDFEMILFDTQKSCLGGLLEEFVFSPRLDNLNSSFCATVGLIDSVADASALDDEPSIRLIALFDHEEIGSRTAQGADSNVLPAIIRRLSVLPSSTSGNEDLATAFEETLSTSFLLSADMAHAVHPNYAAKYENDHRPEINKGPVIKINANARYATNSPGIVLLQEVARKAAEDGGEGVPLQLFVVRNDSSCGSTIGPMLSAALGARTLDLGNPQLSMHSIRETGGTYDVGHSIRLFTSFFKHYSNTSKTIFVD
- a CDS encoding uncharacterized protein (predicted protein) — protein: MCSAPVSVARLLLSDLLVLVLDLVMLGLIVERVKTTEATAPVSTIPGVIETPSDQDHDSEERGVLRNGSAQPSGDDIELNEMRPRDEHADISTDEQLERTELLADPSESGRVSGARNNHAMDTFASGEAVIMDLGIFNIIRDQWRYSPAVARRTSAYMPSDQTATFLRERFGLQVNSEGRLERVAT
- a CDS encoding ATP-dependent Clp protease proteolytic subunit (ATP-dependent Clp protease, proteolytic subunit), translated to MNPSRSLQRLCRFFPRSSVLPVLSRSFTSSVPSLSKGSPPRGWTPTPFVTETVTSKGTNSRVTHTKPPPKRLQTDQSPQERIICLNGEVDETMSASIVAQLLFLEADNPQKPIHLYINSPGGSVTAGLAIYDTMTYIASPVSTICVGQAASMGSLLLCGGHPGKRYCLPHSSIMIHQPSGGYFGQATDIAIHAKEILRVREQLNKIYKRHLTGKKELSLDEIEKLMERDYFMGAQEALEMGIVDEILDRRVRSKEERGEGDEKPPAP
- a CDS encoding uncharacterized protein (predicted protein), which translates into the protein MECLHGRISYASWRLRVFQRLFLSSTELNGRRTVSRRAVHPTTPNGPQFQHPEYPREPGQHDDVESSEAEEPRLSETLPQSPLMKTVHPNLEKKHKKRAPKPEDLEDLRRNPWAMALATPPRMCSATGTRTPRAFLSDWGMLKRPGSGGLWFMPLGLLRQEVAAAAAKNKSLRHGDPKALPVAFMDKSIRHLAIRLVDRLPLLKRMNSLLASHVYGTRSPVARLFPYRWKHPHGPFTIKEEKQIIWREDMPDFVLSRMRADVVKKLKKACNKYKRLDATNRVWTAIDLNEYSEAAILEELKRVEPFTRMECGAVLVMGTLINSQTGVIELVSQDKATFNAVGTLPEYLALPHLPSKVPVFELAQLFSEKELEEIRGYDPRFESPALYFRPNDKITVNAMLSLWKLKGFLRHDSAGETPGDNDGSQP
- a CDS encoding 4-nitrophenylphosphatase (p-Nitrophenyl phosphatase) is translated as MAESPRYLTGDGEGIREFIDKFDVFLFDCDGVLWSGDHIFPGTNETLELLRSRGKQVVFVTNNSTKSRADYQKKLDSLGIPSTTEEIFSSSYSASIYISRILQLPENKRKVFVLGETGIEQELRSENVPFIGGTDPAYRRDITPEDYKRIAAGDPELLDPEVGVVLVGLDFHINYLKLSLAFHYVRRGAVFLATNIDSTLPNSGTFFPGAGSVSAPLIMALGKEPVSLGKPNQAMMDAIEGKFRFDRNRACMVGDRANTDIRFGLEGKLGGTLGVLTGVSSKEDFETGPTRPLAYLDKLSDLLGSN
- a CDS encoding replication factor C subunit 2 (replication factor C, subunit RFC4), yielding MAANFFSNKARAAAAAASSGSKQKPTDGKEEHAQQQPWVEKYRPKTLDDVAAQDHTTNVLQRTLQASNLPHMLFYGPPGTGKTSTILALAKSLFGPALYRSRILELNASDERGIAIVREKVKDFARVQLSHPTGVDKSYFEKYPCPPFKIIILDEADSMTQDAQSALRRTMETYSKITRFCLVCNYVTRIIEPLASRCSKFRFKPLDNSAAGDRLAQIAKLENLELEDGVVDKLIQCSDGDLRRAITYMQSGARLVGATGNSGRQDGGEDAEMTDASSQVITVRMVEEIAGVIPESVLDQLVQAMQPKKIGSSYEAVSKVTTDIVADGWSATQLLAQLYRRVVYNDAIPDIQKNKIVMVFSEMDKRLVDGADEHLSILDVALKISGILGGA